From the Priestia koreensis genome, one window contains:
- a CDS encoding amino acid permease, whose amino-acid sequence MEDSSLQKKLLPRHISLMAMGGAIGTGVFKGSSETVSLAGPGVIFTYIFAGLLLLVVMGSIAEMAIVYPNTNMKGFVQKAFGKRTSFVIGWMYCFMWLAVCIIEVVVAGSFLQYWLPSVPLWILSLACAVVIIGINTMNVKKYGEFEFWFAGIKIGMIMVFIVLGACILFGIIPSSGSNYMQNFTAHGGFFPNGWMSIFSALLIVMFSYGGSELIGVTVTEAQDAERVLPKVIKSFIFRIVLFYTLPILIICGLIPWDKLGDQASPFVQVLATTGLQGASHIMNAILITAVLSAANSGIYGCTRMMHSLAQDGEAPKALSKVSKSGVPIYGLLISAVVLICGSMIAYFAQNNVFTILMAFPGFVVSLVWISICLAQHKLRPTYGKTPSFKIWGFPYITAITALILTGICIMFLFNEENRVSIITCLILLAVLVLISIFKFRHTDEKHTNTTEEKIG is encoded by the coding sequence ATGGAGGATTCATCACTTCAAAAGAAGCTACTTCCACGACATATAAGCTTAATGGCCATGGGCGGTGCGATCGGTACAGGCGTGTTTAAGGGAAGTTCTGAAACCGTCTCGCTAGCAGGACCTGGGGTCATTTTTACGTATATTTTTGCGGGGCTTCTTTTATTAGTTGTTATGGGATCAATTGCAGAGATGGCGATTGTCTATCCAAATACAAATATGAAAGGGTTCGTGCAAAAGGCATTTGGAAAACGAACGTCGTTTGTGATCGGCTGGATGTACTGTTTTATGTGGCTTGCCGTCTGTATTATCGAGGTGGTCGTTGCCGGAAGCTTTTTACAGTACTGGCTCCCATCGGTTCCACTTTGGATTTTGAGTCTCGCTTGTGCAGTTGTCATTATTGGAATTAACACAATGAATGTGAAAAAATATGGAGAGTTTGAGTTTTGGTTTGCTGGAATTAAAATCGGCATGATTATGGTATTTATCGTGCTAGGGGCTTGTATTCTATTCGGAATTATCCCAAGCAGTGGTTCCAACTATATGCAAAACTTTACCGCGCACGGCGGCTTTTTCCCGAACGGCTGGATGTCGATTTTTTCTGCGCTATTAATTGTTATGTTCTCTTACGGGGGATCAGAGCTAATTGGCGTTACGGTAACAGAAGCGCAGGACGCAGAGCGCGTGTTACCAAAAGTGATTAAAAGCTTTATTTTCAGAATAGTGCTATTTTATACGCTGCCAATTCTGATTATTTGCGGATTAATTCCGTGGGATAAGCTAGGTGATCAAGCGAGTCCATTTGTTCAAGTATTAGCAACCACAGGCTTGCAAGGAGCCTCTCATATTATGAACGCCATTTTAATTACGGCTGTTTTATCAGCTGCTAACTCTGGTATTTACGGATGTACACGTATGATGCATTCACTTGCTCAGGACGGTGAAGCACCAAAAGCTCTTTCAAAGGTATCTAAAAGTGGTGTGCCGATTTACGGACTGCTCATTAGTGCTGTTGTCTTAATTTGTGGCTCGATGATTGCTTACTTTGCGCAAAATAATGTATTTACCATTTTAATGGCCTTCCCAGGATTTGTTGTATCATTAGTATGGATTAGCATTTGTTTGGCACAGCATAAGCTCCGCCCGACCTATGGAAAAACGCCAAGCTTTAAAATCTGGGGGTTTCCATATATTACGGCGATCACAGCGCTTATTTTAACCGGCATTTGTATTATGTTCTTATTTAATGAGGAGAACCGCGTTAGTATCATCACATGTCTGATTTTGCTTGCTGTTTTAGTGTTAATATCAATCTTTAAATTTAGACATACAGATGAGAAGCATACAAATACAACAGAAGAAAAAATCGGCTAA
- the pdhA gene encoding pyruvate dehydrogenase (acetyl-transferring) E1 component subunit alpha codes for MTSEFSMFQVIGENGQLIDERYKQDMTEDLIKTFYYHMLRIRTFDRKAISLQRQGRIGTYAPFEGQEASQVGSALALGKDDWVFPTYRDHGATLTFGANMARTYLYWNGRVEGCVPEEGKKIFPPAVPIATQLPHAAGAAMAEQRKGTKNAAIAYFGDGATSEGDFHEGLNFASVFKAPVIFFNQNNGFAISVPIQKQMNSDTIAQKAVAYGIPGVRVDGNDIFAVYFQVKEGLERARNGEGPTLIEAMTWRYGAHTTADDPTKYRDQSDSTLIRETRDPLMRLERYMKVHDLWDEKWMETIEQEIASEIDSAVKEMESYPPPNVHDLFDYTFEKPTWTIAKQKEDYLQFSRREG; via the coding sequence ATGACGTCAGAATTCTCAATGTTTCAAGTTATCGGTGAAAATGGCCAATTAATTGATGAACGCTATAAACAAGATATGACAGAAGACCTTATCAAAACGTTTTATTATCATATGCTTCGCATTCGTACGTTTGATCGTAAAGCAATAAGCCTTCAAAGACAGGGACGCATTGGAACATATGCCCCGTTCGAAGGGCAGGAAGCCTCACAGGTTGGAAGTGCGCTCGCACTTGGCAAGGATGATTGGGTATTTCCTACGTATCGTGATCACGGCGCAACGTTAACCTTTGGCGCGAATATGGCTCGCACGTATTTATACTGGAACGGACGCGTTGAAGGATGTGTACCGGAAGAAGGGAAAAAAATCTTTCCTCCTGCTGTACCAATTGCAACGCAGCTTCCGCATGCGGCAGGTGCGGCGATGGCAGAGCAACGCAAAGGAACGAAAAATGCTGCGATTGCGTACTTTGGTGACGGTGCGACGTCAGAGGGTGACTTTCATGAAGGTCTCAACTTTGCGAGCGTGTTTAAAGCACCTGTCATTTTCTTTAACCAAAACAACGGGTTTGCCATTTCCGTTCCCATTCAAAAGCAAATGAATTCGGATACGATTGCCCAAAAAGCAGTGGCTTACGGGATACCGGGTGTTCGCGTGGACGGAAACGATATTTTTGCCGTGTATTTTCAAGTAAAAGAAGGCTTAGAACGGGCGCGGAACGGAGAAGGACCTACGCTCATTGAAGCAATGACATGGAGATACGGTGCGCATACGACCGCAGATGATCCTACCAAGTATCGTGATCAATCAGACAGCACATTGATTCGTGAAACGAGAGATCCACTGATGCGCCTTGAGCGTTATATGAAGGTCCATGATTTATGGGATGAAAAGTGGATGGAAACGATTGAACAAGAGATAGCGAGTGAAATAGATAGCGCGGTAAAAGAAATGGAAAGCTATCCACCGCCAAACGTGCACGATTTATTCGATTATACGTTTGAAAAACCGACCTGGACAATCGCTAAGCAAAAAGAGGACTATCTTCAATTTAGTAGGAGGGAAGGGTGA
- a CDS encoding alpha-ketoacid dehydrogenase subunit beta, which translates to MVMNMDRHADSSTKTKQLTLVQAVTDGLRTMLEEDDRILLLGEDIGKNGGVFRATEGLQEQFGENRVIDTPLSESGIIGTSVGLAVNGFKPVAEMQFLGFIYPAYEQIMTHVSRIRMRTMGRYTVPMVIRAPYGAGIHAPEIHSDSVEALFTHMPGIKVVCPSSAYDAKGLLIAAIEDPDPVLFLESMKIYRAVRDEVPEGKYTVEIGKGKKLKDGDDVTIIAWGAMIPVAMKAADEAEKQGITADVIDLRTLYPIDKDIIAESVQKTGRAVIVHEAHETGGLGNDLISIINDTSFLYMKSPIERVTGFDVPVPFFALEEHYLPTPQRVLKAIEKVVHF; encoded by the coding sequence ATGGTAATGAATATGGATCGTCACGCAGACAGTAGCACCAAAACAAAGCAGTTAACGCTTGTTCAAGCGGTAACGGATGGTCTTCGAACAATGCTTGAAGAAGATGATCGTATCCTACTTCTTGGAGAGGACATCGGTAAAAACGGTGGTGTGTTCCGCGCTACAGAAGGCTTGCAGGAGCAATTCGGGGAAAATCGTGTCATTGATACGCCGCTTAGTGAATCGGGCATTATTGGAACGTCCGTTGGGCTTGCGGTTAATGGCTTTAAACCAGTGGCAGAAATGCAGTTTTTAGGGTTTATTTATCCAGCCTACGAGCAAATTATGACGCACGTATCGCGAATTCGAATGCGCACGATGGGAAGATATACGGTTCCAATGGTCATTCGTGCCCCTTATGGAGCGGGCATTCACGCACCGGAAATTCATTCAGATAGCGTTGAAGCATTGTTCACTCATATGCCGGGCATTAAAGTCGTTTGTCCATCTTCTGCTTACGATGCGAAGGGACTTTTAATTGCGGCTATTGAAGATCCAGATCCTGTTTTATTTTTAGAATCCATGAAAATTTACCGCGCCGTTCGTGATGAAGTTCCAGAAGGAAAGTATACGGTTGAGATCGGAAAAGGGAAAAAGCTAAAAGACGGAGATGACGTAACGATTATCGCATGGGGAGCTATGATTCCGGTTGCGATGAAGGCAGCAGACGAAGCTGAAAAGCAAGGGATCACAGCTGACGTCATCGATCTGCGTACCCTCTATCCAATTGATAAGGATATCATTGCGGAATCTGTTCAAAAGACGGGGCGAGCGGTCATCGTTCATGAAGCGCACGAAACGGGAGGACTTGGAAATGACTTAATTTCCATTATTAATGATACGTCGTTTCTTTATATGAAATCACCAATTGAACGTGTCACAGGGTTTGACGTGCCTGTTCCATTCTTTGCACTCGAAGAACATTACTTACCAACACCTCAGCGTGTACTAAAAGCCATCGAAAAAGTCGTTCATTTTTAG
- the prpE gene encoding bis(5'-nucleosyl)-tetraphosphatase PrpE, whose translation MKIDIIGDIHGCYQEFKDLTTKLGYTWGSGLPIHPNGRQLAFVGDLTDRGPHSLKIIRIVYQLVVEKKIAFYAPGNHCDKLYRFFQGNKVQHKHGLETTVAEYEACSPAEKKKITHMFTELYEKAPLYVELFDQKLIIAHAGIRERYIGRYDKKVRTFVLYGDITGETDEKGMPIRRDWAKDYHGDSFVVYGHTPVKTPRQMNHTINIDTGAVFGGALTAFQYPEMTTVSVPSTMPYVEEKFRSFD comes from the coding sequence ATGAAAATTGATATTATTGGCGATATTCACGGCTGCTATCAAGAATTTAAAGACCTTACGACAAAGCTAGGCTACACATGGGGAAGCGGTCTTCCAATTCATCCAAACGGACGGCAGCTCGCCTTTGTGGGGGATTTAACAGACAGAGGACCACACTCACTTAAAATCATTCGCATCGTGTATCAGCTCGTTGTAGAAAAAAAGATCGCCTTTTACGCACCGGGCAATCACTGTGATAAGCTTTATCGCTTTTTTCAAGGAAATAAAGTACAGCACAAGCACGGACTTGAAACAACGGTTGCAGAATATGAGGCCTGTTCACCTGCTGAAAAGAAAAAGATTACACACATGTTTACAGAACTGTATGAAAAAGCGCCTCTTTACGTGGAGTTGTTTGATCAAAAGCTGATCATTGCCCATGCAGGGATTCGTGAGCGCTATATTGGGCGCTATGACAAAAAGGTAAGAACGTTCGTTTTATACGGGGACATTACCGGTGAAACAGATGAAAAAGGAATGCCGATTCGACGGGATTGGGCAAAAGATTATCACGGCGATTCCTTTGTGGTGTATGGTCATACCCCAGTTAAAACGCCTAGACAGATGAATCATACGATCAATATTGATACCGGCGCTGTGTTTGGTGGTGCTCTGACAGCTTTTCAATATCCAGAAATGACCACTGTATCCGTTCCGTCTACAATGCCTTATGTAGAGGAAAAATTCCGTTCGTTTGATTAA
- the mgtE gene encoding magnesium transporter codes for MSEQGKEMNEAQLNVHLLELLDLEAIDDFRDEFLEMHPYDQAKFYMLLIPEQRQKLYQFLSPEEMAEVFENLEIPEENYQELLSEMHPTFAADMLGEMYADDAVDVLNELDKEQVASYLTIMDGESAKEIKDLLHYEEDTAGSIMTTEYVAIRSHQTVRSAMQILRKEAPDAETIYYIFVIDEEKKLVGVVSLRDLIVSDEETMISDIMNERVVSASVADDQEIVAKTMRDYNFLAIPVVDFQKHLLGIITVDDVLDVIDEEASEDYSKLAGVSDVESMNTSSLQAAKKRLPWLVILLFLGMMTASLIGHFEDTLNKVAILAVFIPLIAGMSGNTGTQALAVAVRGLATGDIEREGIWKMIMRELGTGLIVGTSCGILVTGVVYVWQHDFFLGLLVGISIFATLIVATLAGALVPMLMHRLKIDPAVASGPFITTLNDLLSILIYFGLATTFMSYLQK; via the coding sequence ATGAGTGAACAAGGAAAGGAAATGAACGAAGCCCAGCTGAACGTTCACCTTCTAGAGCTGTTGGATTTAGAAGCGATTGATGATTTTCGTGATGAGTTTTTGGAGATGCACCCATATGATCAAGCGAAATTTTATATGCTGCTCATTCCTGAACAGCGCCAAAAGTTGTATCAATTTCTATCGCCTGAAGAAATGGCAGAGGTGTTTGAAAATCTAGAGATTCCTGAAGAGAATTACCAAGAGCTTCTATCTGAAATGCACCCGACGTTTGCAGCAGACATGCTTGGTGAAATGTATGCCGATGATGCGGTCGATGTGTTAAACGAGCTGGACAAGGAGCAAGTAGCGAGTTATCTGACTATCATGGACGGTGAATCAGCAAAAGAAATTAAAGATCTGCTTCACTACGAGGAGGATACCGCAGGAAGTATCATGACAACGGAGTATGTGGCCATTCGTTCACATCAAACCGTTCGTTCTGCGATGCAAATTCTCCGAAAAGAAGCGCCTGATGCAGAAACAATCTACTACATCTTTGTCATAGATGAAGAAAAGAAGCTAGTGGGCGTCGTTTCTCTCCGCGATCTCATTGTTTCTGACGAAGAGACGATGATCTCTGACATTATGAATGAGCGTGTCGTCTCAGCCTCTGTTGCAGATGATCAGGAAATTGTGGCGAAAACCATGCGTGATTATAATTTCCTGGCGATCCCCGTTGTTGATTTTCAAAAGCATTTGTTAGGGATTATTACAGTCGATGACGTGTTAGATGTTATCGATGAAGAAGCCTCTGAAGATTATTCAAAGCTTGCCGGTGTTAGTGACGTTGAGTCGATGAATACTAGTTCGCTGCAGGCGGCAAAAAAGCGGCTGCCTTGGCTTGTAATCCTCCTGTTTTTAGGAATGATGACCGCGAGTCTAATTGGTCATTTTGAAGATACATTGAATAAAGTGGCGATCTTAGCCGTATTTATACCATTAATTGCAGGGATGTCAGGGAATACGGGAACACAGGCGTTAGCGGTTGCAGTCAGAGGACTTGCGACAGGTGATATTGAGCGGGAAGGAATTTGGAAAATGATCATGCGTGAGCTTGGTACAGGATTAATCGTTGGTACATCCTGTGGGATTCTTGTAACCGGTGTGGTATACGTATGGCAACATGATTTCTTTCTCGGACTGCTAGTCGGGATTTCCATTTTTGCTACGCTGATCGTCGCAACACTTGCCGGTGCACTCGTTCCAATGTTAATGCACCGCCTTAAAATTGACCCTGCGGTAGCTTCAGGACCATTCATTACAACGCTAAATGATTTACTTAGTATTTTGATCTATTTTGGTCTTGCGACAACGTTTATGAGCTACCTTCAGAAATAA
- a CDS encoding dihydrolipoamide acetyltransferase family protein: protein MVEVKLHDIGEGMTEGEIIHYLVKVGDTVKVDQPLVEVQTDKMVAELPSPAAGKVKDIMVDCGKTVSVGTTLIVLMGEEGEERVVEAAPVSQSPSTPVSVKPQAEAPVKGARKAIIAAPYTRKIAREFGVDINEITGTGPVGRITVKDIYDFVKERDQKAAPAVEKENVLQDPTPAPNAHQEKEPVAQHDVIPFRGRRKQIAKKMTQSLYTIPHVTHFEEVDLTELLSYRTNLKAMDIHLSAVAFFIKALIVSLKQFPVFNAKLDEDNEVIRLEKEYNIGIATDTEDGLIVPVIHRADQLSIRDLHTALKDLTKRAKEGALTAADLRGGTFTISNVGPLGSVAATPIINHPETALVAFHKTKKMPVVMENDEIAIRSMMNMSMSFDHRVADGGTAVAFTNRFKQLMENPLLWPVELI, encoded by the coding sequence TTGGTTGAAGTGAAGCTTCATGATATTGGAGAAGGAATGACAGAAGGAGAAATTATTCATTATTTAGTAAAAGTGGGCGATACGGTGAAGGTGGATCAGCCCCTTGTCGAAGTACAGACTGATAAAATGGTCGCGGAGCTTCCGTCCCCAGCTGCTGGGAAAGTGAAAGACATTATGGTGGATTGCGGAAAAACCGTTTCAGTTGGTACGACGCTAATCGTGTTAATGGGAGAAGAAGGCGAAGAAAGAGTGGTCGAGGCTGCACCTGTTAGTCAGTCACCGTCCACGCCAGTTAGCGTTAAACCTCAAGCGGAAGCTCCTGTAAAAGGTGCTCGAAAGGCCATTATTGCGGCCCCTTACACGAGGAAAATCGCTCGTGAATTTGGCGTCGATATTAACGAAATCACAGGAACTGGTCCAGTCGGAAGAATTACGGTGAAAGATATTTATGATTTTGTGAAAGAACGAGATCAAAAAGCAGCGCCTGCTGTAGAAAAAGAAAATGTACTTCAAGACCCTACACCAGCACCTAACGCTCATCAAGAAAAAGAACCGGTCGCTCAGCACGATGTAATTCCGTTTAGAGGCCGCCGCAAACAAATCGCGAAAAAAATGACGCAGTCACTTTATACGATTCCTCACGTTACTCATTTTGAAGAAGTCGATTTAACCGAGCTTCTTTCATACCGAACGAATTTAAAGGCGATGGATATTCATCTTTCAGCTGTTGCCTTCTTCATAAAAGCATTAATCGTTTCATTAAAACAATTTCCAGTCTTCAATGCGAAGTTAGATGAAGACAACGAAGTAATTCGGTTAGAAAAGGAATATAATATTGGAATTGCAACAGATACAGAGGACGGTTTAATTGTTCCTGTTATTCACCGAGCAGATCAGCTTTCTATACGTGACCTTCATACGGCACTAAAGGATTTGACGAAAAGAGCGAAAGAAGGAGCGCTTACGGCTGCCGATTTGAGAGGCGGGACGTTCACGATTAGTAACGTGGGACCTCTCGGAAGCGTAGCAGCCACTCCGATTATTAATCACCCTGAAACAGCGCTTGTGGCATTTCACAAAACAAAGAAAATGCCTGTAGTGATGGAAAATGATGAAATTGCGATTCGTTCGATGATGAACATGTCCATGTCCTTTGATCATCGCGTAGCGGACGGAGGAACAGCCGTTGCGTTTACGAATCGCTTCAAGCAATTAATGGAAAACCCTTTGCTGTGGCCGGTTGAGTTAATTTAA